The following are from one region of the Geoalkalibacter subterraneus genome:
- a CDS encoding type VI secretion system Vgr family protein, with protein sequence MSPIFNAARLSVEVGGLELPALSLSGTEGLSQPFRYILDILAPPGFHSTELLDLPARIILTGCDGCSRTIAGIVTALEQQNPHPDGRGCFRLTVESALARLRLQHDTRIFLHQSVPQIIETVLVGHGIAEDRLCLRLSRHYPVRPWSLQVNESDFEFLSRLLAREGIFFWSEADADGEQLFFSDHNAQLPERCGAPLQYRPGGGMEPESCGIRALQVRRRLVADQFEVQEKSRQQPSQALHAQAGGGKNARLRHYRYAAGADHLDEAQHLARIAAEESRAHSFELHAQAEVADLSAGQVLCLDAARLSSQYSGDYLVSALSLRMSQRAGEQAAGGDLALQCETTLIPRETQWRPPQPPRPEIHHQAHTDHQHRATQNLQLDAGRNLEMTSAGRLCFDMQRGQKLAVNGPEATFSVRDGEIDLFFTVKNFQGGETAQVRVFERDAEGSLRQIDALHCLLDDGFGHYRLSWSRSGAQVQDDLIHDANALDPSPLTYLFDVRVGDIHSENSPSLHLTTRLHFTPRDWQGRPLAEGREYHLVDGFGQRQTTQIHQGELCFDEAVVGPWQLLGASDAILFEAQE encoded by the coding sequence ATGTCACCGATCTTTAACGCCGCCCGCCTGTCGGTCGAGGTGGGCGGTCTTGAACTGCCTGCTCTGTCCCTGTCGGGTACAGAGGGGCTATCCCAGCCTTTTCGCTACATACTCGATATTCTTGCCCCGCCCGGTTTTCACTCTACCGAACTTCTCGACTTGCCGGCACGAATCATCCTCACCGGCTGCGACGGATGCTCGCGCACCATCGCCGGTATTGTCACCGCCCTCGAACAGCAAAATCCCCACCCGGATGGCCGTGGCTGCTTCAGACTCACCGTGGAATCGGCTCTTGCGCGGCTGCGGCTGCAGCACGATACACGCATCTTTCTGCACCAGAGCGTGCCGCAGATCATTGAGACGGTTCTGGTGGGGCACGGCATTGCAGAGGATCGCCTGTGCCTGCGTTTGAGTCGCCATTATCCGGTGCGCCCCTGGAGCCTGCAGGTCAATGAAAGCGATTTTGAGTTTCTCTCCCGCCTGCTGGCCAGGGAAGGGATCTTCTTCTGGAGTGAGGCGGATGCCGATGGCGAGCAGCTCTTTTTCAGTGACCATAATGCGCAGCTTCCCGAGCGCTGCGGTGCGCCGCTGCAATATCGGCCCGGCGGGGGGATGGAACCCGAGAGCTGCGGCATCCGTGCGCTGCAGGTGCGCCGAAGGCTTGTGGCCGATCAGTTTGAAGTGCAGGAAAAAAGCCGACAGCAGCCCTCCCAGGCGCTGCATGCCCAGGCGGGAGGCGGCAAAAACGCTCGCTTGCGTCATTACCGCTATGCCGCAGGTGCCGATCATCTCGATGAAGCGCAGCATTTGGCGCGTATCGCGGCTGAAGAATCGAGAGCGCACTCCTTTGAACTGCATGCCCAGGCGGAAGTGGCAGACTTAAGTGCGGGACAGGTGTTATGCCTGGATGCCGCGCGGCTCTCATCCCAGTACAGCGGCGATTACCTGGTCAGCGCCTTGAGTCTGCGGATGAGTCAGCGCGCTGGGGAGCAGGCTGCCGGTGGCGATCTGGCCCTGCAATGCGAAACCACCCTGATCCCCCGTGAAACGCAATGGCGCCCGCCTCAGCCGCCGCGCCCCGAGATCCACCATCAGGCTCACACCGATCACCAGCACAGAGCCACGCAAAATCTGCAGCTTGATGCCGGACGCAATCTGGAGATGACCAGCGCAGGGCGTCTGTGTTTCGACATGCAGCGCGGCCAGAAGCTCGCCGTCAACGGACCCGAAGCGACCTTCAGCGTGCGCGACGGCGAGATTGATCTTTTCTTCACAGTCAAGAACTTCCAGGGTGGCGAAACGGCCCAGGTTCGCGTTTTTGAACGCGATGCAGAGGGTTCGCTTCGGCAGATTGATGCGTTGCACTGTCTGCTTGACGATGGATTCGGTCACTACCGCCTGTCCTGGAGTCGTTCAGGGGCGCAGGTGCAGGACGATCTGATTCATGACGCCAATGCCCTTGATCCCAGCCCCCTGACCTATCTCTTCGATGTCAGGGTGGGCGACATTCATTCCGAAAATTCCCCAAGCCTGCATCTGACGACAAGACTCCATTTCACCCCCAGGGATTGGCAAGGGCGGCCTCTTGCCGAGGGCCGCGAGTACCATCTTGTCGATGGCTTCGGGCAGCGCCAGACCACGCAGATTCATCAGGGTGAACTCTGCTTTGATGAGGCTGTTGTCGGGCCCTGGCAGCTGCTCGGCGCAAGCGATGCGATCCTTTTCGAGGCACAGGAGTAA
- a CDS encoding ATP-binding protein, whose protein sequence is MDLTLFFQEQQKLLKQVTLEPKRYLYSLIDWNQRLIGIIGQRGVGKTTLMLQALKEQYGSSDQALYISVDNPFFKTISLYEFAIHFEQLGGETLFIDEVHKYSEWSSHLKAIYDGTQLNVIFSGSSMLQIHAQEADLSRRAIIYHLANLSFREYLWLSGNGQFAATTLSELLHNHVAIASNIADQIKPLKHFQDYLVCGCYPFISEGADTYHIKLISIVNQILESDLPYVTQVPITQIDKLKKLLYLLSESAPFEPNISKLSAMTDISRVTMGDYLRYLEHASLLIRIPGSNKGTGRIRKPEKIYLYNTNLANAINKTPHTGTSRETFFVNQIRSSYYNSRKLVDNSIVLGLTGDFLVDGTYTIEVGGKNKGFEQIKGIDNAYLAVDNMEIGFKNKIPLWLFGFLY, encoded by the coding sequence ATGGACCTTACACTTTTCTTCCAGGAACAACAAAAGCTCCTCAAACAGGTCACTCTTGAGCCTAAGCGCTATCTCTATTCTCTCATTGATTGGAACCAGCGCCTCATCGGTATCATCGGCCAGCGCGGGGTCGGCAAAACAACCCTGATGCTGCAAGCCCTCAAAGAACAATACGGATCAAGTGATCAGGCCCTCTATATTAGTGTTGATAACCCGTTTTTCAAAACTATTTCGTTGTACGAATTTGCCATCCACTTCGAGCAGCTAGGCGGGGAAACTCTTTTTATTGATGAGGTTCATAAGTATTCGGAATGGTCCAGTCATTTAAAAGCCATTTATGACGGTACCCAGCTCAACGTTATTTTTTCCGGCTCATCCATGCTGCAAATTCACGCACAAGAAGCAGATCTTTCACGGCGTGCCATCATCTATCACCTCGCCAACCTCTCGTTTCGTGAATACCTTTGGCTCTCCGGAAACGGCCAATTTGCGGCAACAACACTGTCAGAACTCCTACATAACCACGTTGCTATTGCCAGCAACATCGCCGATCAGATCAAACCCCTCAAACACTTTCAGGACTATCTCGTGTGCGGCTGTTACCCGTTTATTAGCGAAGGGGCAGATACCTATCACATCAAACTGATCAGCATCGTCAACCAGATCCTTGAAAGCGACCTCCCTTACGTGACCCAGGTTCCCATAACACAAATAGACAAATTAAAGAAATTGCTCTACCTGCTCTCCGAATCAGCCCCCTTTGAACCCAATATCAGCAAACTCTCTGCCATGACGGACATTTCCCGAGTAACAATGGGAGACTACCTGCGCTATCTGGAGCATGCATCATTGCTTATCCGTATTCCCGGCAGCAACAAAGGTACCGGCAGAATCAGAAAGCCCGAAAAAATTTATCTTTACAACACCAACCTAGCCAATGCCATCAACAAAACACCCCACACCGGCACCAGCAGGGAAACTTTTTTTGTCAACCAGATCAGAAGCAGCTATTACAACAGCAGAAAACTCGTTGACAATTCCATCGTCCTTGGCCTGACAGGTGACTTTCTGGTAGACGGGACTTATACCATCGAGGTAGGAGGAAAAAATAAGGGGTTTGAGCAGATAAAAGGTATTGATAACGCTTATCTTGCCGTTGACAATATGGAGATAGGATTCAAAAACAAAATCCCTCTTTGGCTTTTCGGATTCTTATATTGA
- the tnpA gene encoding IS200/IS605 family transposase: MSSRFRKLSHSIWHCQYHIVWVPKYRFRILQGKVKEAVESGIHAICGYSGCEVVELNVQPDHVHLVVMIPPKVSISNFLGRLKGQTSMKLFQQFRHLRKKPYWGNHFWAKGYCVDTVGMDADMIRKYVRYQDKQERQMEQLQLGD, translated from the coding sequence GTGAGCAGCCGATTTCGTAAGTTATCACACTCGATATGGCACTGCCAGTATCACATCGTTTGGGTCCCAAAGTACCGGTTTCGGATTTTGCAGGGAAAAGTGAAAGAGGCCGTTGAATCAGGTATTCATGCGATATGTGGCTATTCCGGTTGTGAAGTCGTGGAGTTGAATGTTCAGCCCGATCATGTCCATCTGGTTGTGATGATCCCGCCCAAGGTGTCGATCTCGAACTTTCTGGGGCGGTTAAAAGGGCAGACGTCGATGAAACTGTTTCAGCAGTTTCGGCATTTGCGGAAGAAACCCTATTGGGGCAACCACTTTTGGGCCAAGGGCTATTGCGTTGATACCGTCGGCATGGATGCGGACATGATACGCAAGTATGTCCGCTATCAGGACAAGCAAGAGCGGCAAATGGAGCAACTTCAGTTGGGAGATTGA
- a CDS encoding type II toxin-antitoxin system RelE/ParE family toxin, with protein MKLQVLSEAIGDLVDGYRFYERQSTGLGEYFLDSLWSDIQSLRLYGGVHTVYQGYYRLLAKRFPYAVYYRIDQDDVIRVRAVLDCRRNPGWIAKRLG; from the coding sequence GTGAAATTGCAAGTCCTTTCAGAAGCCATCGGAGATCTGGTTGACGGATACCGCTTCTATGAGCGGCAGTCAACGGGTTTGGGAGAGTATTTCCTGGACTCTTTGTGGTCAGATATTCAATCTCTTCGTTTGTACGGTGGTGTGCATACTGTTTATCAGGGCTATTATCGGCTGCTGGCAAAAAGATTCCCCTACGCCGTATATTATCGGATCGACCAGGATGACGTCATTCGTGTGCGTGCAGTCCTTGACTGCCGGCGTAACCCTGGCTGGATCGCTAAACGACTTGGATAG
- a CDS encoding ElyC/SanA/YdcF family protein: MFLTKLIGGLLMPLSIVILILFMGLLLTMRRRWLAVGRGVLAVGIVLLLLVSTPWLPERLLLPLEVAFEPPTQDAVASAQWVAVLGGGCLQPSPSGATPVLSRASLARLAAGVDWLQSLPEARLVMSGGSKGCSMAELMARQARQWGVAEERMVILPKPRTTAEEAQALGELIPQGETVLLVSSAFHLQRAVNLLQSQGIHVLPGPADFLVDAGRSESHVGARLPQSRYVQMSEHAVWERLGLLWARLRGEARVAASIATSSAP, translated from the coding sequence ATGTTTTTAACTAAGTTGATCGGTGGGCTGCTCATGCCCCTTTCCATCGTCATCCTTATCCTCTTTATGGGCTTACTGTTGACCATGAGGCGCCGTTGGCTCGCTGTGGGACGGGGCGTTCTGGCCGTGGGGATTGTGCTGCTTTTGCTGGTCTCTACGCCCTGGCTGCCCGAACGGCTGCTGTTACCGTTGGAGGTTGCCTTTGAGCCGCCGACGCAGGATGCCGTGGCCTCGGCGCAATGGGTGGCCGTGCTGGGCGGCGGGTGTCTGCAGCCGTCCCCTTCCGGGGCGACTCCGGTACTTTCCCGGGCATCGCTGGCGCGTCTGGCTGCTGGTGTCGACTGGTTGCAGTCTTTGCCGGAAGCGCGACTGGTCATGAGCGGCGGCTCGAAAGGCTGCTCCATGGCCGAATTGATGGCTCGGCAGGCGCGGCAGTGGGGGGTGGCGGAGGAACGTATGGTGATACTGCCCAAGCCTCGAACGACGGCAGAGGAGGCGCAAGCCCTTGGGGAGTTGATACCGCAGGGCGAGACTGTGCTGCTGGTCTCTTCTGCTTTTCATCTGCAGCGTGCAGTCAATTTACTGCAATCGCAAGGAATTCATGTGCTGCCGGGACCTGCTGATTTTCTGGTGGATGCCGGGCGTTCCGAAAGCCATGTGGGGGCTCGGCTGCCGCAGTCGCGATATGTGCAGATGAGCGAGCATGCTGTTTGGGAGAGGCTTGGGCTTTTGTGGGCCCGCCTGCGAGGCGAAGCGCGGGTTGCCGCGTCGATCGCGACCTCATCCGCCCCCTAA
- a CDS encoding HepT-like ribonuclease domain-containing protein, which yields MTDAERDQVYITHMLECIERIEQYATDTDKERFLKDTLVQDATLRVLQVMAESSQRLSAEAKDSHPEIDWRGISGFRDILVHDYLGGIDLDLIWAVIETELPQLKKTLLQMR from the coding sequence ATGACCGACGCGGAACGCGATCAAGTCTACATTACGCACATGCTCGAATGTATAGAGCGCATCGAGCAGTACGCAACAGACACTGACAAAGAACGATTTCTCAAAGACACCCTGGTTCAGGATGCCACCCTGCGCGTCCTGCAGGTCATGGCTGAATCAAGTCAGCGGCTATCGGCCGAGGCAAAAGATTCTCATCCAGAGATTGACTGGCGCGGCATTTCCGGTTTCCGCGATATCCTTGTCCATGATTACCTTGGCGGAATCGACCTGGATCTGATATGGGCGGTCATCGAGACCGAACTGCCACAACTCAAAAAAACTCTCCTACAAATGCGTTGA
- a CDS encoding addiction module protein yields the protein MNVALPLDRMTASEKLQLIETIWNDLTREPESVPSPDWHGDVLREREQRVAEGKAQFLDIADAKQAVRDLLK from the coding sequence ATGAATGTTGCACTTCCGTTGGATCGGATGACCGCATCAGAGAAACTCCAGTTGATAGAAACAATCTGGAATGATCTTACCAGGGAACCGGAGAGCGTTCCTTCGCCGGATTGGCATGGAGATGTTTTGCGGGAGCGGGAGCAGCGGGTTGCTGAAGGAAAAGCGCAATTTCTTGATATAGCGGATGCCAAGCAAGCCGTGCGTGACCTGCTCAAGTGA
- a CDS encoding sugar transferase: MQNFLLRLFDVMFSAFGLIVGFPVLAFITLIGFFDTGSPVFRQERVGRDQKPFVLVKFRTMKPDTASVASHLASASAITPLGHFLRRTKLDELPQLWNVLKGEMSLVGPRPCLFNQQELIEERARRGVFDVRPGITGLAQVNGIDMSTPELLAETDARMIKDLTVGKYFAYIIQTVTGKGAGDRVVKR; this comes from the coding sequence ATGCAGAATTTTCTTTTACGTTTATTTGACGTTATGTTCTCGGCTTTTGGTCTGATCGTTGGCTTTCCCGTCCTGGCTTTCATCACCCTGATCGGTTTTTTCGACACAGGCTCACCTGTCTTTCGCCAGGAGCGCGTCGGACGGGATCAGAAGCCTTTTGTGCTGGTTAAATTTCGCACCATGAAACCCGATACGGCTTCCGTTGCCAGCCATCTGGCCAGCGCTTCGGCGATTACCCCGCTTGGGCATTTTCTGCGGCGCACCAAACTCGATGAGCTGCCACAGTTGTGGAATGTCCTTAAAGGGGAGATGAGCCTGGTCGGCCCGCGGCCCTGCCTGTTCAATCAGCAAGAGCTGATCGAAGAGCGCGCCCGTCGTGGGGTGTTCGACGTACGCCCGGGAATCACCGGGCTGGCGCAGGTCAACGGGATCGACATGTCGACGCCGGAACTGCTGGCGGAAACCGATGCGAGAATGATTAAAGATCTGACTGTCGGCAAGTATTTCGCGTATATCATACAGACCGTCACCGGCAAGGGGGCTGGCGATCGAGTGGTGAAAAGATGA
- a CDS encoding polysaccharide biosynthesis protein — translation MQKRRLIILGLKAAIIFTSFLFAFLLRFDFRIPPEQWRVFSELLVPLLIIKTIVFWRFGLSHGWWRYVSLSDVIDVFKANAVASLAFMLYVVFVQGLPGVPRSVLILDGVFCFLLSCGVRFLTRAFRENYFPSLNRHLKDRDRVLIVGAGNAGQMLVREFRNNPNISKTVVGLIDDDPEKRSRRFQGIPVLGGQEDLKTLCRMHQVKEVIIAIPSATRRQLRPILEQCQGAGVTVKTLPGVGDLIEGRVTIQQVRPVDVEDLLGREPVQIEVERVRSFLKGKHVLVTGGAGSIGSELCRQVARFQPSKLILFDNAESPLFFIEKELAEKFPDVPIVAIIGDVRYRARVEAIFDEFQPQVVFHAAAYKHVPMMEHNPAEAANNNVRGTKVVADAAHAFKAENFVMVSTDKAVNPTNIMGATKRAAELYVQDLSRRSKTNFVTVRFGNVLASAGSVVPIFKAQIAAGGPVKVTHPEVTRFFMTIPEATQLVLQAGSMGKGGEIFLLDMGEPVKILHLAEQLIRLSGLTPYEDIDIEFTGLRPGEKLFEELLLSGEGITQTAHEKIRVARAAFCNSERLAALIEELYQAERALDLTRVRSLLRKIVPEYLPPDLKDPNYQNFLVEADRRQQGSSSVVVLGDRSRRSEPPPNKKVG, via the coding sequence TTGCAGAAGCGTCGTTTGATCATCCTCGGCCTTAAGGCCGCTATTATTTTCACTTCTTTTCTCTTCGCTTTCCTGCTGCGTTTCGACTTCAGAATACCACCAGAACAGTGGCGCGTTTTCTCTGAGCTTCTTGTCCCGCTTCTGATCATCAAGACCATTGTCTTCTGGCGCTTCGGCTTAAGCCACGGCTGGTGGCGCTATGTCTCTCTGTCTGATGTGATCGATGTATTCAAAGCCAATGCCGTGGCGTCTCTGGCCTTTATGCTCTATGTCGTCTTTGTCCAGGGTTTGCCCGGAGTGCCGCGGTCGGTTCTGATTCTGGACGGGGTCTTCTGTTTTCTGCTGTCCTGTGGCGTGCGGTTTTTGACGCGCGCGTTCCGCGAGAATTATTTCCCCTCCCTGAACCGCCATTTGAAAGATCGTGATCGCGTGCTGATTGTCGGCGCCGGGAATGCCGGTCAGATGCTGGTGCGTGAGTTTCGCAACAATCCCAATATCAGCAAAACGGTGGTCGGTCTTATTGATGATGATCCCGAAAAAAGGAGCAGGCGGTTTCAAGGGATACCCGTTCTAGGCGGCCAGGAGGATTTAAAGACCCTGTGCCGTATGCACCAGGTCAAAGAAGTCATTATTGCGATCCCTTCGGCAACCAGGCGGCAGTTGCGGCCTATCCTCGAGCAGTGCCAGGGAGCGGGTGTTACTGTTAAAACCCTGCCTGGCGTGGGAGACCTGATAGAGGGGCGGGTAACGATACAGCAGGTTCGTCCGGTGGATGTGGAAGACCTTCTGGGGCGAGAACCCGTGCAGATCGAGGTCGAGCGGGTCAGAAGTTTCCTTAAAGGCAAGCATGTGCTGGTGACTGGGGGTGCGGGCAGCATTGGCAGTGAACTCTGCCGGCAGGTTGCGCGCTTTCAGCCATCGAAGTTGATTCTGTTCGACAATGCCGAATCGCCCTTGTTTTTCATCGAAAAGGAACTGGCGGAAAAGTTTCCTGATGTCCCTATCGTGGCCATTATCGGCGATGTGCGTTACCGGGCCCGGGTTGAGGCGATCTTTGACGAGTTTCAGCCGCAGGTTGTTTTTCACGCTGCGGCCTATAAGCATGTGCCGATGATGGAGCACAACCCGGCGGAAGCCGCCAACAACAATGTGCGCGGCACCAAGGTCGTGGCTGATGCCGCCCATGCGTTCAAGGCGGAAAATTTTGTGATGGTGTCCACGGATAAAGCGGTTAATCCGACCAATATCATGGGGGCGACTAAGCGCGCGGCCGAGTTGTATGTTCAGGACCTCAGCCGGCGCAGCAAGACAAATTTCGTGACGGTGCGTTTCGGCAATGTGCTGGCCAGCGCCGGTAGCGTGGTCCCTATCTTCAAGGCTCAGATTGCCGCCGGCGGGCCGGTCAAGGTCACGCATCCTGAAGTGACGCGTTTTTTTATGACTATTCCCGAGGCGACTCAGTTGGTACTGCAGGCCGGCAGTATGGGCAAGGGCGGCGAAATTTTCCTGCTCGATATGGGAGAGCCGGTGAAGATTCTGCATCTGGCAGAGCAGCTGATTCGCCTGTCAGGGTTGACGCCCTACGAAGACATCGACATCGAATTTACCGGTCTGCGCCCTGGGGAGAAGCTTTTCGAGGAACTGCTGCTGTCGGGCGAAGGCATCACGCAGACCGCCCATGAGAAGATCCGCGTCGCCCGCGCCGCTTTCTGCAATTCGGAAAGGTTGGCCGCCCTCATTGAGGAGCTTTACCAGGCCGAACGCGCGCTGGATCTGACCCGCGTCCGTTCTCTGCTCCGCAAGATTGTTCCTGAGTACCTCCCTCCAGATCTCAAGGATCCCAACTACCAGAACTTTCTGGTCGAGGCTGACCGCCGCCAGCAAGGCAGCTCGTCGGTGGTTGTGCTCGGCGACCGCAGTCGCAGAAGTGAACCTCCGCCCAACAAGAAAGTGGGGTAA
- a CDS encoding RNA-binding domain-containing protein — MKKLEDIAALLKKGESTALEFKASFDRETIETVVAFANSRGGSVFVGVADNGAVRGVTLGKETLNHWLGQIKSATSPMVIPDLEAIDLEGKAIVMITVGEYPVKPVNTRGKYFKRIASSNHQLSLSEITDLYMQSLQLSWDAHEAPKACLDELSLGKIESFIEKVNQSGRFMLDSSPFLALEKLKFIVNNRPTWGALLLFAENPLRHHIHIGRFKTPSMIIDDRQITDTLFEAVEQAMKFIVSHISVAFSFDGGLQRKERFAYPLPALREALLNAVVHRDYGNSSDIQIKIFDDRITLFSPGTLYGGLTIEDLQTDSYQSRTRNKLIAEAFYLTNNIEKYGSGFIRIRKELREYPELDFNVEEVGGGVLVTFRQVEGVSGGVSGGVSGGVSGGVSGGVSGGVRDVLEYIRRNPGAKANDIAVSLNLAQRTLERWIKELRDAGLIEFVGAPKTGGYHVKEQQE, encoded by the coding sequence ATGAAAAAGCTTGAAGATATTGCTGCTTTGCTGAAAAAGGGTGAATCTACAGCCCTTGAATTCAAGGCGTCCTTTGATCGCGAAACCATCGAAACGGTCGTTGCCTTCGCCAATTCACGAGGTGGGAGCGTTTTTGTCGGGGTTGCGGATAACGGTGCGGTGCGTGGTGTAACCCTGGGCAAGGAAACGCTCAACCATTGGCTGGGCCAGATCAAATCGGCGACCAGCCCTATGGTGATTCCAGATTTGGAGGCCATTGACCTTGAGGGGAAAGCGATTGTGATGATTACCGTGGGTGAGTATCCGGTCAAGCCGGTCAATACCCGGGGAAAATATTTCAAACGCATCGCCTCGTCCAATCATCAACTGTCTCTTTCAGAAATTACCGACCTGTACATGCAGTCGTTGCAGCTATCCTGGGATGCCCACGAAGCGCCTAAGGCTTGCCTGGATGAACTTTCCCTTGGCAAGATTGAATCCTTTATCGAAAAGGTCAATCAATCCGGTCGCTTCATGCTGGATAGCTCTCCGTTTCTGGCGCTGGAAAAGCTCAAATTTATCGTGAACAATCGGCCGACCTGGGGTGCCCTCCTGCTGTTCGCTGAAAATCCTTTGCGTCACCATATCCACATTGGTCGCTTTAAGACGCCGAGCATGATCATTGACGACCGCCAGATCACCGATACTCTGTTCGAGGCGGTCGAGCAGGCGATGAAATTCATCGTTTCGCACATCAGCGTGGCGTTCTCCTTCGATGGCGGCCTTCAGCGCAAGGAACGTTTCGCCTATCCGCTTCCGGCCCTGCGCGAAGCGCTTCTGAATGCCGTAGTGCATCGCGATTACGGTAATTCTTCCGATATCCAAATCAAAATTTTTGACGATCGAATCACCCTCTTCAGTCCGGGTACGCTCTATGGTGGCTTGACCATTGAAGATCTGCAAACCGACTCCTACCAGTCACGCACCCGGAACAAACTGATCGCCGAAGCCTTCTACCTCACCAATAATATTGAGAAATACGGAAGTGGATTTATCCGTATCCGTAAGGAATTGCGGGAATATCCTGAGTTGGATTTTAATGTTGAGGAGGTTGGCGGCGGCGTTTTGGTTACCTTTCGGCAGGTTGAGGGAGTAAGTGGCGGAGTAAGTGGCGGAGTAAGTGGCGGAGTAAGTGGCGGAGTAAGTGGCGGAGTAAGTGGCGGAGTAAGAGATGTGCTTGAATATATCAGGCGTAACCCGGGGGCCAAAGCCAATGACATTGCCGTTTCTTTGAACCTGGCGCAGAGGACGCTTGAACGCTGGATCAAGGAACTGCGCGACGCGGGTTTGATTGAATTTGTGGGTGCGCCGAAAACTGGTGGTTACCATGTCAAGGAACAACAGGAATGA
- a CDS encoding nucleotidyltransferase family protein, producing the protein MDPLIEAHRQEILRLARKRGAERIRVFGSMAADRATETSDIDFLVEMQKGKSAFALGGLLKDLEDVLGRPVDMTTPNALHPAIRDKILREAVEL; encoded by the coding sequence ATGGACCCACTCATCGAAGCCCACAGGCAAGAGATTCTCCGCCTGGCCAGAAAGCGAGGCGCAGAGCGTATCCGTGTTTTCGGCTCTATGGCAGCGGATCGCGCGACGGAGACCAGCGACATCGATTTTCTGGTCGAAATGCAAAAGGGAAAATCAGCTTTCGCACTTGGCGGTCTTCTTAAAGATCTCGAAGATGTCCTGGGCAGACCGGTCGACATGACAACTCCGAACGCCCTGCATCCCGCGATCCGCGACAAAATACTTCGAGAAGCTGTCGAGTTATGA
- a CDS encoding UDP-glucose 4-epimerase family protein: MSVILITGATGFVGRGLCSRLLAEGRDVRCAVRQPSSTANSVVVGDIGPDTDWGQALNGVDTVVHLAARVHIMEDTASDPLAEFRRVNVDGTLNFARQAASAGVKRFVFISTVKVNGEETLPHPNPLPLGEGMAHCFTEQDTPHPQDPYGISKHEAEEGLRSVAEETGLEVVIIRPPLVYGPGVKGNFASMVRWVNKGIPLPLGSIHNQRSLVALDNLVDFIITCIDHPAAANQTFLVADGEDLSTTELLRRVGQAMNKPARLIPVPMSVLKVGARLFGKEAMAQRLCGNLQVDISKARKVLGWTPPVSVEEGLRRAVE, from the coding sequence ATGTCTGTTATTTTAATCACCGGTGCTACAGGCTTTGTCGGTCGTGGACTTTGCTCTCGGTTGCTGGCAGAAGGGCGTGATGTGCGCTGTGCGGTTCGCCAGCCGTCATCCACGGCAAATTCAGTTGTGGTTGGCGATATCGGGCCCGACACAGATTGGGGGCAGGCGCTGAACGGTGTTGACACCGTTGTCCATTTAGCTGCCCGTGTTCATATCATGGAAGACACCGCCAGTGACCCTCTAGCTGAATTCCGTCGCGTCAATGTTGATGGTACCCTTAACTTCGCCCGGCAAGCTGCTTCAGCCGGCGTCAAGCGCTTCGTCTTTATCAGCACCGTCAAGGTCAACGGCGAAGAAACTCTCCCTCACCCTAACCCTCTCCCGCTGGGAGAGGGGATGGCCCATTGTTTCACCGAACAGGATACACCCCATCCTCAGGATCCCTACGGCATCTCTAAACATGAAGCGGAAGAAGGCCTGCGCAGTGTGGCGGAAGAAACCGGGCTGGAGGTTGTCATCATCCGCCCCCCTCTGGTGTACGGACCTGGCGTCAAAGGCAATTTTGCAAGCATGGTTCGTTGGGTCAACAAAGGCATCCCCCTGCCCCTCGGCTCCATCCACAACCAGCGCAGCCTGGTCGCCCTCGACAACCTCGTTGACTTCATCATCACCTGCATCGACCACCCCGCCGCCGCCAACCAGACCTTCCTCGTTGCCGACGGCGAAGACCTCTCCACCACCGAACTGCTGCGTCGCGTCGGGCAGGCCATGAACAAACCAGCGCGCCTGATTCCGGTTCCCATGTCGGTTCTCAAGGTCGGTGCCCGCCTTTTCGGCAAGGAGGCCATGGCGCAGCGTCTGTGTGGAAACCTGCAGGTGGATATTTCCAAAGCGCGTAAGGTGTTGGGGTGGACGCCGCCGGTGAGTGTGGAGGAGGGATTGCGGAGGGCTGTGGAATAG